A single window of Acidobacteriota bacterium DNA harbors:
- a CDS encoding DNA cytosine methyltransferase produces the protein MKMNAVDMFCGAGGASTGLVRACAALGVELELLAINHWPTAVQTHLLNHPNVRHKCEEIERINPREEVPSGRLNLLLAGPECTHHSNAAGGRPKNEQSRASAWNVAKWAQELYIDTILIENVPEFRNWGPLGADGKPLKSKRGETFKAFLEVLRSLGYKLEVKILNAADFGDPTTRQRLFVLARRARHEINWPEVTHSRTGASTLFGSTKRWKAAREIIDWSLQGKSIFNRKKPLKPATIARILAGLEKFGGPELKPFLVVLRNHADGRSVESPIPSLAVEGQHIGVAQPFIVPVNHGAGDLRSNSIEAPLPTLTAKANQYLVEAALLGQHGGASLRPVSQPVPTVATDGAIALVEPFMVPMYGEREGQGPRTHSVDQPVPVIPASGGGKFAVIEPVIVDVAFGGGDETRRQQSIEDPLGTLPASNRYAVAEASLVAMEHGGRELSVDKPVPTITTARGGAIGVAEAIIVSAGGPKCPARPVSKPMGTVLGRDHRALAEAFLVTAGGPSGQGRNANSIDEPLPTVLGENHRALVEPVIASYYGTNNTSPVSAPLPTVTTKDRFALVQPVINGLALDIRFRMLQPHELAAAMSFPKEYQFTGKREDVVRQIGNAWPGELAFALCKAIAKDYAPKKRARKGKAAA, from the coding sequence ATGAAGATGAACGCGGTTGACATGTTCTGTGGCGCCGGTGGCGCGAGCACTGGCCTTGTTCGGGCCTGTGCCGCCCTCGGCGTCGAGCTCGAGTTGTTGGCCATCAACCACTGGCCGACGGCTGTTCAAACGCACCTGCTGAATCACCCGAACGTTCGCCACAAGTGCGAAGAGATTGAGCGCATCAACCCCCGTGAGGAAGTTCCGAGCGGCCGTTTGAACCTGCTCCTCGCTGGGCCTGAGTGCACGCACCACTCGAACGCCGCTGGCGGCCGCCCGAAGAACGAACAGTCCCGGGCGTCGGCCTGGAATGTCGCGAAGTGGGCGCAAGAGCTTTACATCGACACCATCCTGATCGAGAACGTGCCCGAGTTCCGCAACTGGGGGCCGCTGGGCGCGGACGGCAAGCCGCTGAAGTCCAAGAGGGGCGAGACGTTCAAGGCGTTTCTCGAGGTGCTGCGCTCGCTCGGATACAAGCTCGAAGTAAAGATCCTGAACGCCGCCGACTTCGGCGATCCCACAACCCGGCAGCGGCTGTTCGTCCTGGCCCGGCGCGCCCGGCACGAAATCAACTGGCCGGAGGTGACGCACAGCCGGACCGGCGCGTCCACGCTCTTCGGTTCAACGAAACGCTGGAAGGCGGCGCGCGAGATTATCGACTGGTCGCTGCAGGGCAAGAGCATCTTCAACCGGAAGAAGCCGCTGAAGCCGGCGACGATCGCCCGGATCCTGGCAGGCCTGGAGAAGTTCGGCGGTCCTGAACTCAAGCCGTTCCTGGTGGTGCTTCGTAACCACGCGGACGGGCGGTCGGTGGAATCACCCATTCCGTCGCTCGCCGTAGAGGGGCAGCACATTGGCGTCGCGCAGCCATTCATCGTGCCCGTCAACCACGGCGCCGGCGACCTGCGGTCGAACTCGATCGAGGCTCCCTTGCCGACGCTGACGGCAAAGGCCAACCAATACCTGGTGGAAGCCGCGCTGCTTGGCCAGCATGGCGGTGCCTCGTTGCGCCCCGTCTCACAGCCGGTTCCGACAGTGGCCACAGACGGCGCGATTGCGCTCGTCGAGCCCTTTATGGTCCCGATGTATGGCGAGCGCGAGGGGCAGGGCCCGCGCACGCATTCAGTCGATCAGCCTGTGCCGGTAATCCCGGCGTCTGGTGGCGGCAAATTCGCTGTCATTGAGCCCGTCATCGTCGACGTGGCCTTTGGCGGCGGTGATGAGACCAGGCGCCAGCAGTCCATCGAAGACCCGCTGGGCACCTTGCCGGCGTCGAACCGCTACGCCGTCGCTGAAGCCTCGCTGGTGGCCATGGAGCATGGCGGCCGAGAGCTCAGCGTGGACAAGCCCGTCCCCACAATCACGACTGCCCGCGGCGGTGCCATTGGTGTCGCCGAGGCGATCATCGTGTCGGCTGGCGGTCCCAAGTGCCCCGCCCGGCCGGTAAGCAAGCCGATGGGCACAGTGCTTGGGCGCGATCATCGCGCGCTCGCGGAGGCCTTCCTCGTGACGGCCGGCGGGCCATCTGGCCAAGGAAGGAACGCCAACAGCATCGACGAGCCACTGCCGACGGTGCTGGGTGAGAACCACCGCGCGCTCGTCGAGCCGGTGATTGCCTCCTACTACGGCACCAACAACACCAGCCCGGTCAGTGCGCCGTTGCCGACGGTGACCACGAAGGATCGGTTTGCCTTGGTCCAGCCAGTGATCAACGGCCTGGCGCTCGACATCCGCTTCCGCATGTTGCAGCCCCACGAGCTGGCCGCGGCGATGTCGTTCCCCAAGGAATACCAGTTCACCGGCAAGCGCGAGGACGTCGTTCGGCAGATCGGGAACGCCTGGCCAGGCGAGCTGGCGTTTGCGTTGTGCAAGGCCATCGCCAAGGACTACGCCCCGAAGAAGCGGGCGCGGAAAGGGAAGGCAGCGGCATGA
- a CDS encoding DEAD/DEAH box helicase, with protein MDTSYQQFLAGKTITVPERGLAEQDLPTLAPHLFGFQKASVAFGLRSGSYGLFLDTGLGKTACELEWCTHAAAASNGRALILTPLAVARQIEAEGLRWGYQARVIRDMGDVADGINVCNYDRLHLLEPAAFGAVALDESSILKAFTGATTRKLISAFAGHRWRMAATATPAPNDHMELGQHAEFLGLMTSHEMLMRWFIADQTSMGTYRLKGHAVEPFWDWMASWSRMAEHPRDLGDDLPNFNLPELQIIRHVVEAETVRRSPGDALFNTVPVSATEIHDIKRQTAERRAQTAGKLAAETPGPWVLWCDTDYEADALWAALEGVDGVAEVRGSMSTERKEQAIAAFGSGAVRILITKPSMCGYGLNWQHCRQMAFVGRSFSYEAWYQAVRRCWRFGQRFVVQVHLIVAEGEDAIGRVIDRKSADHQRMKAAMAAAMRRATGLAPPLRKAYQPIHAGQLPAWLRKAS; from the coding sequence ATGGACACGAGCTATCAGCAGTTCCTGGCCGGCAAGACGATCACCGTCCCGGAACGTGGCCTGGCCGAGCAGGACCTGCCGACGCTGGCGCCGCACTTGTTCGGCTTCCAGAAGGCTTCGGTGGCGTTCGGCCTGCGGTCCGGCAGCTATGGCCTGTTCCTCGATACCGGCCTCGGCAAGACCGCCTGCGAGCTGGAGTGGTGCACGCACGCCGCGGCCGCGTCGAACGGGCGGGCGCTGATCCTGACCCCGCTGGCGGTGGCCAGGCAGATTGAAGCCGAAGGCCTGCGCTGGGGCTACCAGGCGCGCGTCATCCGGGACATGGGCGACGTGGCCGACGGCATCAACGTCTGCAACTACGACCGCCTGCATCTCCTCGAGCCGGCCGCCTTCGGGGCCGTCGCCCTGGATGAGTCGTCGATCCTCAAGGCGTTCACGGGTGCGACCACCCGCAAGCTGATTTCCGCCTTCGCCGGCCACCGTTGGCGCATGGCCGCCACCGCGACGCCCGCGCCGAACGATCACATGGAGCTCGGCCAGCACGCGGAGTTCCTCGGCCTGATGACCTCGCACGAGATGCTGATGCGCTGGTTCATCGCCGACCAGACGTCGATGGGCACCTATCGGCTCAAGGGCCACGCGGTCGAACCGTTCTGGGACTGGATGGCGTCCTGGTCGCGCATGGCCGAGCACCCGCGCGACCTCGGCGACGATCTCCCGAATTTCAACCTGCCGGAGCTGCAGATCATCCGGCACGTCGTCGAGGCCGAGACCGTCCGCCGTTCGCCAGGCGATGCGCTGTTCAACACGGTCCCGGTGTCGGCCACCGAGATTCACGACATCAAGCGGCAGACCGCCGAACGCCGTGCGCAGACCGCCGGCAAGTTGGCCGCCGAGACGCCGGGCCCGTGGGTGCTCTGGTGCGACACCGACTACGAGGCCGACGCCCTATGGGCCGCGCTCGAGGGCGTGGACGGCGTCGCCGAGGTGCGCGGGTCGATGTCCACCGAGCGCAAGGAACAAGCGATTGCGGCCTTCGGTTCGGGTGCCGTCCGGATACTCATCACGAAGCCCTCGATGTGCGGCTACGGCCTGAACTGGCAGCACTGCCGGCAGATGGCGTTCGTCGGCCGCTCGTTCTCCTACGAGGCCTGGTATCAGGCCGTCCGCCGCTGCTGGCGCTTCGGTCAGCGGTTCGTCGTCCAGGTGCACCTCATCGTCGCCGAAGGCGAGGACGCGATCGGGCGTGTCATCGACCGCAAGTCGGCTGATCACCAGCGCATGAAGGCCGCCATGGCCGCGGCAATGCGTCGCGCTACCGGATTGGCGCCGCCGCTACGCAAGGCATATCAACCCATTCACGCCGGCCAGTTACCCGCGTGGCTCAGGAAAGCGAGTTAA
- a CDS encoding DNA methyltransferase: MTAINCLGDVHGDRFAAYHGDCVDVVSQLPDASVGFSVFSPPFAGLYLYNDSVADMGNAKDDAEFLAHYQFLARELYRVTQPGRLCAVHCKDLVYYRNQGGTAGLRDLPGMLIQAHKDAGFDFHSRVTIWRCPVREMTKTKAHGLLYKQLRADSTFSRQGLPEYLVVFRKWAAEGEPVTPVTHTPESFPLDQWQEWASPVWMSTRETDTLEAEGSRAPNDEKHICPMPLDLTTRAVVLWSNEGDTVLSPFMGIGSEGVVALRQRRRFIGSELKASYFRQAVEYLEAEDRQGGLF; the protein is encoded by the coding sequence ATGACCGCCATCAACTGCCTCGGTGACGTGCACGGCGATCGCTTCGCGGCCTACCACGGCGATTGCGTCGACGTCGTGAGCCAGCTGCCGGATGCCAGCGTCGGCTTCTCGGTGTTCTCGCCGCCGTTCGCGGGGTTGTATCTATACAACGACTCGGTCGCCGACATGGGCAACGCGAAGGACGATGCCGAGTTCCTGGCGCACTACCAGTTCCTCGCCCGCGAGCTCTATCGGGTGACCCAGCCTGGCCGGTTGTGCGCGGTTCACTGCAAGGACCTCGTCTACTACCGCAACCAGGGCGGCACCGCTGGCCTGCGCGACCTGCCGGGCATGCTGATTCAGGCCCACAAGGACGCCGGCTTCGACTTTCACTCTCGCGTCACTATCTGGCGCTGCCCGGTCCGCGAGATGACGAAGACCAAGGCGCATGGGCTGCTCTACAAGCAGCTGCGCGCGGATAGCACCTTCAGCCGGCAGGGACTGCCGGAATACCTCGTCGTGTTCCGCAAGTGGGCGGCCGAGGGCGAACCGGTGACGCCCGTCACGCACACCCCCGAGTCGTTCCCGCTCGACCAATGGCAGGAATGGGCGTCGCCGGTCTGGATGAGCACCCGCGAGACCGACACCCTCGAGGCTGAGGGCTCGCGCGCTCCGAACGACGAAAAGCACATCTGCCCGATGCCGCTGGACCTCACGACCCGCGCCGTCGTGCTGTGGAGCAACGAAGGGGACACGGTCCTGTCGCCCTTCATGGGCATCGGTTCTGAAGGCGTCGTCGCGCTGCGCCAGCGCCGCCGGTTCATCGGCTCCGAGCTGAAAGCCTCGTATTTCCGGCAGGCTGTTGAATACCTCGAGGCTGAGGACCGGCAAGGCGGGCTGTTCTGA